The genomic stretch AGCACGTAATAATGTTTGCCCATCAGGGCTTCCGACACGCCCTTCAATATGGATTTTTCCATTTTGTAGTGTGGCATAACCTGCAATTGGGACCTGACAACCACCTTCAAGATAGGCATTAAAGGCACGCTCAGCACGCACACAGACGTCTGTTTCTTCGTGTAATAATGGTTGAATTAAAGCCAATACATCTTGGTCAGCTGCACGGCACTCTAAACCTAATGCACCTTGTCCCACAGCAGGCAAACTAATATCTGGTGTTAAACAATGACGGATCCGTTCTGACAAACCTAAACGCTTCAAACCGGCACTCGCTAAAATAATCGCATCGTATTGACCTTCATCTAGCTTCGCTAAACGTGTACCAACATTTCCACGCAAGTCAATAATTTGCAAATCAGGGCGTTGTTTTAAAATCTGAGATTTACGACGCAAGCTTGATGTACCGACTTTTGCACCTTGTGGTAAATCAGCGAATGTTTCAAACCGATTTGAAACGAAAGCATCTAAGGGATCTTCACGCTCACAAATCACTGCTAAAGTTAAACCCTCTGGCAAAGCCATTGGTACATCTTTCATTGAATGTACAGCTAAGTCTGCACGCCCATCTAAAAGTGCTGCTTCTAACTCTTTAACAAACAGCCCTTTGCCCCCAATCTTTGCTAAAGGCGTATCTAAAATTTTATCGCCCTGCGTGACAAATTTAACCAATTCCACCGTTAAATCAGGATGAAGCTCCTGTAAACGGGCACGAATATGTTCTGCCTGCCAAAGAGCAAGTGGGCTTTGTCGTGTAGCAATTTTCAAGGTTTTCATAAATTCAAGCATGGGCTGGTCAAACAATACACCCTAAACTTAACTTGATCCCTTAAAATTGCAAGTAAAATCTCGCAAGTCCAAGATCACTCTTTTAAATTTAGAGCTGATGAATTCGCTCTCTAAGCGTAGACAAATGTCGACGGCTCACTGAAAGTCTTTCATCAAGACCGCGTAATCTAACCTGATATTGCCCTGAACTGATCAGCTCCAACCCATCTAAATATGCGACTGCCACCAACGCATTTCGATGAATACGAATGAACTGATCTGCGAATTCGGTTTCAAGCTCTTTTAATGTTTCATCTATTAATACACTGCCATTTTTATGACGCACCGTAACGTATTTCTGATCTGCTAAAAAATAATAGATATTTTCAACAGGAATCAGTTCAACGCCACGGTAGGTTTTTGCGGCAATTTGATGACGCTGTGTTTTTAGATCCTGTAAAAATTCAGGTTGTGGCAAAGCGTTGAGCTGGGCTTGTGTAAGCTGTGTCAATTGACCTAAAGCTTGCTCAAGCTCTACCGGGTCAATCGGCTTAAGAAGATAGGCCTGAGCTTGAGATTTAAAAGCTTCCAATGCATGCTGATCGTAGGCGGTACAAAACACAATCGCAGGTCGAGGATTGAACTGGCTTAACTGTTCTGCACAGACAAGACCATTCATACCTGGCATTTGAATATCAAGTAAGATTACATCCGGTTGATGAAGCCGTGCCTGTTCCAAGGCCTCCTGTCCATGATGAGCCGTTGATACAACTTCATGTCCCATCTTTGAAACTAAACGTGACAATCGTTCCACTGCAAGTGGTTCGTCATCACAAATTAGCACCTTCATTCATCCTCCTTGTCACCGTTAACTTGATCCATTTTTTTATGGTTAACTCTGACTGACTTATTATTTTGTTTGATATTGATAGCTCATAATAGTGGTATATAAGGCTTCACCTTTATAAACCTGAAATCTAACGGTGTTCCCATAATATGCTTTCAGGCGTTGTTTTACATTTTCAAGGGCGATTCCATGCCCTTTCCGTGAATTTATTGTATCGTCTGTATATGGGTTGGTAATGACTATACTGACTTGATTTTGCAATATTTCAACCAATACCCCTATGGTTGCTTTACCCATCATTGGTTCTACCCCATGAAAAATACTATTCTCTAACAAAGGCTGTAATGTCAATAAAGGAATAGTGACCTGTTTTAATTGCACAGGTGAAAGCTCAATTTTCCAATCTACTTTTAAACGCTCCCCCAAACGCACCTGCTCAATCATTAAATATTGTTTACTGAGCTCAATTTCTTCATGCAAACTCACCAACTTTAATTCTTGGAAACTCGCTCGAAATAAACGCGATAGGCTAATGAGCATACTTTCTGCTTTATCTGGATCTATCGCAATTAAACTCACCACATTATTTAGACTATTAAATAAAAAGTGAGGGTGAATTCTCGCTTGCATGGCCTGAATACGAGCATTTAATTCTGCATATTGTTGATGCAGCCACTGCTCCCTGACATATAAATAACGTAAGCAGAAAGCCCCGAGTAATATTCCATAGCTTAGATATAAAGGTACATTGGTAAAATAAACACTCCAGCCCTGTGTTAAAGAAGCATGTTTATTTAAAAGACCAAACTGAAAAAAATTACTCACTAAGGTGGTCAAAACAACAATACTTTGCAGCATGACAAAACCAATAGCCAAAGCAAATTCTTGACGTAAGCTGCTAAAAAAACCTTGAAAGCGTTCAACCAATGCAAAAAACGACAATATTACCCAGTTAATAAAAACGATGTATTGAAAAAGCCTTCCCCCGCTTAAGGCTTGCCAAGACTGTGCTTCAGCCAATGCCAGAACCAATGCCAAAACATTACTTGCGATAATTAATTCGAATAAGTGTTGCCAACGCCCGCTTTTCGTAAAAAAATAGGAGGAATTTTGATTTCGGTATGCTGTAGGAAACAACTTTGTTTGTTGAGCTTCGGCAAGTGATATACTCTTTTTTATTTTACTGAGCCACCATGACCACATCTTCAAATCCCCCTAATTCAGTAACCCCAGACCAAACCTCAGGTATGTGGGGTGGTCGTTTTTCTGAAGCGACGGACGCTTTTGTAGCCGAATTTACCGCCTCTGTTCAGTTTGACCAACGTTTTTATAAACAAGACATCGCTGGTTCGATTGCGCATGCTACCATGCTTGCGAAAGTTGGCGTACTGACAGAAGCAGAACGCGATGACATTATTGAAGGTTTAAGCACCATTCGCTCAGAAATTGAGGCTGGAAACTTTGAGTGGCGCATCGATCTTGAAGATGTTCACATGAACATTGAATCACGTTTGACTCAACGTATTGGCATTACAGGTAAAAAATTACACACAGGCCGTAGCCGTAACGATCAGGTTGCTACTGATATTCGTCTTTACCTGCGCGACGAAATTGATGATATATTAAAATTATTAGAACGTTTACAAAAAGGCTTGTTAGGCTTGGCTGCCAAAAATGTAAATACAATTATGCCAGGCTTTACACACCTACAAACAGCTCAACCAGTAACTTTTGGTCATCACTTGTTAGCATGGTTTGAAATGTTAGTGCGTGACACTGAACGTCTTCAAGACTGCCGTAAACGTGTTAACCGTATGCCACTTGGATCTGCCGCGCTTGCTGGTACAACTTATCCGATTGACCGTGCTTATACAGCAGAACTTTTAGGTTTTGAAGCTGTATCTGAAAACTCGCTTGATGCTGTATCTGACCGTGATTTTGCTATCGAATTTAATGCAGCTGCTGCACTTATTATGATGCATTTATCACGTATGTCAGAAGAGCTCATTCTTTGGACTTCTGCACAGTTCAAATTTGTGAATATTCCTGACCGCTTCTGTACTGGTTCTTCAATCATGCCACAGAAGAAAAACCCAGATGTTCCAGAACTTATCCGTGGTAAATCTGGCCGTGTATTTGGTGACTTAATTAGCTTACTTACGCTCATGAAAGGTCAACCATTGGCATACAACAAAGACAACCAAGAAGACAAAGAACCATTATTTGATGCAATCGATACGGTTCGTGGTTCACTGATGGCATTTGCAGACATGATTCCTGCATTGGTTCCAAATATTGAAATCATGCGTGAAGCTGCACTTCGTGGATTCTCGACTGCAACTGACCTTGCTGACTACTTAGTGAAAAAAGGCGTTGCGTTCCGTGATGCGCATGAGATTGTGGGTAAAGCTGTTGCATTAGGTGTTGCGGAAGAAAAAGATTTATCTGAACTCACACTTGAGCAATTACAGCAATTCTCTGACTTAATTACAGCAGATGTGTTTGATAAAGCTTTAACTCTAGAAGCTTCTGTAAATGCTCGCGATCATATTGGTGGAACTTCTCCAAAACAGGTTGAAGCTGCAATTGCGCGTGCCCATATACGTTTAGAACAGTTATACGCTTAAGGATAAAACATGAGTCGCCAAGTATTTTGCCGTAAATATCAAAAGGAAATGGAAGGTTTAGACTTCGCTCCTTTCCCAGGTGCTAAAGGCCAAGATTTTTTTGAAAATGTTTCTAAACAAGCATGGCAAGAATGGTTACAGCATCAAACTACGCTCATTAATGAAAAGCGTTTAAACGTGTTTGAACCAGAAGCTAAAAAGTTTCTGGAAGAACAACGTGAGAAATTCTTCAATAATGATGAAAGCGTAGAAAAAGCTGAAGGCTGGAAACCAGAATAATCGGTTTGTTTTAGCTTACTCATCATTAAAAAGGCGGGTCTATATACATAGATCCGCCTTTTTTTACGTGAAACTTACACAAACATAAAAAGCCTTACATAGAGCGCACAGGACTCTACATGACATCAAAAAGCGAAGAACTTAATATCACTCTATAGCAAGAAGAACACGATCCCTGTCGTGTTTATGCACTTGATTTTCTGTCCTGAACTTCCCCCCAAAGTTCGGGACATTTTTTTATCTATTATTTTAAAAATAAAAAAGCCTTGTTTTAAACAAGGCCTTTAAATATTTCAGCTCAAAATTACTTTTCGTGGACTTTGGCTTCAATTTCTTCAATTTTGGTATGACGAGCATCAAACCCTTTTGCCATATAAATCACTTGCTCAGCAATGTTACGCGCATGATCGCCAATACGCTCTAATGAACGTAAAACCCACATGACATTAATCACACGAGCAATATGGCGCGGGTCTTCAATCATATAGGTCATTAATGTACGTGTTGCTGATTGATATTCACGGTCGATATCAGCATCAGCTAAAAGTACACGTAAAGCTTGATCTGCATCTAAACGCGCAAAAGCATCAAGTGCATCATGAATCATGACACGAACTTGATTACCAATATGACGTGTTTCCATGTAGCCACGCGGTGAACCGCCCTCTTCACACAGGTTTTGTGCAATACGGGCAATTTTCGCTGCTTCATCACCAATACGTTCAAGGTCAGTATTGGCTTTACTCATGGCAATAACCATACGTAAGTCAATCGCTGCTGGATGACGACGTGCTAAAATTAGCGTCAGTCCTTCATCAATATC from Acinetobacter pittii encodes the following:
- the hemC gene encoding hydroxymethylbilane synthase yields the protein MKTLKIATRQSPLALWQAEHIRARLQELHPDLTVELVKFVTQGDKILDTPLAKIGGKGLFVKELEAALLDGRADLAVHSMKDVPMALPEGLTLAVICEREDPLDAFVSNRFETFADLPQGAKVGTSSLRRKSQILKQRPDLQIIDLRGNVGTRLAKLDEGQYDAIILASAGLKRLGLSERIRHCLTPDISLPAVGQGALGLECRAADQDVLALIQPLLHEETDVCVRAERAFNAYLEGGCQVPIAGYATLQNGKIHIEGRVGSPDGQTLLRAELTDEASNAHQLGENLAQNLLDQGAGELLKALY
- the algR gene encoding LytR/AlgR family response regulator transcription factor produces the protein MKVLICDDEPLAVERLSRLVSKMGHEVVSTAHHGQEALEQARLHQPDVILLDIQMPGMNGLVCAEQLSQFNPRPAIVFCTAYDQHALEAFKSQAQAYLLKPIDPVELEQALGQLTQLTQAQLNALPQPEFLQDLKTQRHQIAAKTYRGVELIPVENIYYFLADQKYVTVRHKNGSVLIDETLKELETEFADQFIRIHRNALVAVAYLDGLELISSGQYQVRLRGLDERLSVSRRHLSTLRERIHQL
- a CDS encoding sensor histidine kinase — its product is MWSWWLSKIKKSISLAEAQQTKLFPTAYRNQNSSYFFTKSGRWQHLFELIIASNVLALVLALAEAQSWQALSGGRLFQYIVFINWVILSFFALVERFQGFFSSLRQEFALAIGFVMLQSIVVLTTLVSNFFQFGLLNKHASLTQGWSVYFTNVPLYLSYGILLGAFCLRYLYVREQWLHQQYAELNARIQAMQARIHPHFLFNSLNNVVSLIAIDPDKAESMLISLSRLFRASFQELKLVSLHEEIELSKQYLMIEQVRLGERLKVDWKIELSPVQLKQVTIPLLTLQPLLENSIFHGVEPMMGKATIGVLVEILQNQVSIVITNPYTDDTINSRKGHGIALENVKQRLKAYYGNTVRFQVYKGEALYTTIMSYQYQTK
- the argH gene encoding argininosuccinate lyase; translation: MTTSSNPPNSVTPDQTSGMWGGRFSEATDAFVAEFTASVQFDQRFYKQDIAGSIAHATMLAKVGVLTEAERDDIIEGLSTIRSEIEAGNFEWRIDLEDVHMNIESRLTQRIGITGKKLHTGRSRNDQVATDIRLYLRDEIDDILKLLERLQKGLLGLAAKNVNTIMPGFTHLQTAQPVTFGHHLLAWFEMLVRDTERLQDCRKRVNRMPLGSAALAGTTYPIDRAYTAELLGFEAVSENSLDAVSDRDFAIEFNAAAALIMMHLSRMSEELILWTSAQFKFVNIPDRFCTGSSIMPQKKNPDVPELIRGKSGRVFGDLISLLTLMKGQPLAYNKDNQEDKEPLFDAIDTVRGSLMAFADMIPALVPNIEIMREAALRGFSTATDLADYLVKKGVAFRDAHEIVGKAVALGVAEEKDLSELTLEQLQQFSDLITADVFDKALTLEASVNARDHIGGTSPKQVEAAIARAHIRLEQLYA
- a CDS encoding oxidative damage protection protein; translated protein: MSRQVFCRKYQKEMEGLDFAPFPGAKGQDFFENVSKQAWQEWLQHQTTLINEKRLNVFEPEAKKFLEEQREKFFNNDESVEKAEGWKPE
- the phoU gene encoding phosphate signaling complex protein PhoU encodes the protein MSPSNPVLSHHISSQFNEDLQDVNTKFMTMGGLVEQQVANAIHSLLDTDANLAIDVQFKDNAVNQYERDIDEGLTLILARRHPAAIDLRMVIAMSKANTDLERIGDEAAKIARIAQNLCEEGGSPRGYMETRHIGNQVRVMIHDALDAFARLDADQALRVLLADADIDREYQSATRTLMTYMIEDPRHIARVINVMWVLRSLERIGDHARNIAEQVIYMAKGFDARHTKIEEIEAKVHEK